The sequence below is a genomic window from Thermodesulfobacteriota bacterium.
CCTGCGGGGCGAGGCCCGGCTTCCCAAGGCGAACGTCCCCCTCCCAGACCACCTGTGGGACCCCACCCTGGGCGCGGCGTACCGCCGCTTCCTCGCCCTCGGAAGGTGGACGGGCCTCGCCGCCGTAGTGAACTCGCCCAGCGACCGCCCCTTCCACAGCGCCCGGGAGGTCTCCGTGTCGGCCACCGCCCTGTATCGCGCCCCCCGGGGCGAGCGGGCGGCGTGGCTCTTCTTCCTGCGCTACGACAACACCCGGGAGTTCTGGAACCACATCCCCCTTCCCGGCCTCGCCTACTGGGCCCGGCCCACCCCCCGGAGCATGGTGGTGCTGGGGGTTCCCTATTCATCGGTGCGTTGGGCCGGCGAGAGCGGGTGGGGCGCGAGCCTCAGCTACGCATTGCTGCGCACCCTCGGGGCGGAGGCAAACTACCGGTTCTCCGGGGCCCTCCAGGCGTACGCGGGCTTCCACATGGACAGCGAGTCCCACTTCCGTGCCCGGCGAGACCACCGCGAAGATCGCCTCTGGTACTACGAAAAGCGCGTCCAGGCCGGCGTGCGCCTCGATCCCTCCCCCCGCTGGAGCCTGGAGTTGGCCGGGGGCCATGCCTTCGACCGGTACTACTTCGAGGGAAAGGACTTCGAGGACCGGACGAGGGATCGGGTACCCGTGGCCGACGGCCCTTTCCTCCGGGCGGGGGGGAGCCTGCGCTTCTAGAAACCCCAAGGCCTTCGGTCCCGGGCTCACCCCTCCTCGAAGAGGCTCCGGCGCTCGATCCGGTCCACCTCCCGGTCCCGCAGCTCGACCAACGCGTAGTCCCCCAGCCCTGCATCTCCGAACGCCCGCACCCCCTCCTCGCGGCACGCCGCACAGCAGGTGCGGGGCAGCTCGACCGCGAGCAGGCGGCCCCGGCCGTTGACCCAGCTCTCGAGGGTCACGACCCCCGCGCAGTCCCGGCACAACCGCACCCGCTCCTTCTGCCCCTCGGTGATGCCCTCCCCGTCGTAGAACACCTGCCGGGTCTCCTGGTGGTGGGTGCGCCCCCGGAAGGCCTTCTCCCGCAGGGCCTCGCGGTTTCGGTACTTCTCCACCATGAGCTCGGAGAGGCGCCGCACGTACTCCCGGGTGCGCTCGCTCTCGTGGAACAGGTCGGCCTGGTAGTCGGGCTCCACGAGGGAGCCCGTGTCCAGGCCTGCCATGGCCAGGAGGATGCCGGTGTTGACGTAGGGCAGCGCGGTCTGCACCGAGTACCCCCCTTCGAGCACCGCCACGTGGGGCCGCAGCTTGCGGGTGAGGGCCGCGTAGCCCTGGGCTGTGATCGACATGTCGGTGATGGGGTCGGTGAAATGGTTGTCCTGGCCCGCGGAGTTGACGATGAGGTCGGGCTTCCAGTCCTCCAGGATGGGGAGCACGCAGTGGTCGATCACGTGAAGGAAACCCTCGTCGGTGGTGCCCGGGGGGAGCGGCAGGTTCAGGGTGGTGCCGTAGGCGTTGGGCCCCCCGAACTCCTCGGGGAAGCCCGTGCCCGGGTAGAGGGTGCGGCCGTCCTGGTGGATGGAGAGGAAGAGGGTGTCGGGGTCGTGCCAATAGATGTCCTGGGTGCCGTCGCCGTGGTGGCAATCGGTGTCGACGATGGCAACCCGCAGGGGCCCGAAGTGGCGGCGCAGGTGCTCGATCATCACCGCTTCGATGTTGACGATGCAAAACCCCCGCAGCCCGTGGACCACCCGGCGCGCGTGGTGCCCCGGGGGGCGCACCAGGGCAAAGGCCTTTTCCACCGTGCCCTCCAGAACCTTGCGGCCCGCCGTGATCGCCCCCCCGGCCGAGATGAGGTGCGAAGGGCTCACGACCCGCCCGGTGGACGGGAAGCACGTGTGCACCCGCTCGATGTCCTCTTCGGTGGCCACCTGGGGCGAGAACTCCTCGATCCCCTCCACGTCCAGGATGCCCTCCTCGAAGAGCTGGTCCCGGGTGTAGAGGAGACGCTCTTCCCGCTCCGGGTGGGTGGGGGAGATGGCCCAGTCGAAGGCAGGGAAGAAGACGATGCCGGTCCGATGGGGAGCCTTCAGCGGGTTCATGGCGGTCTCCTGGGTGTGGAGCGCAGAGCCTCTGGGGGCCCGGGGGCCGGGGCCTACGCGATCCGGCCGAGGATGCCTGGGCGGATCTGGACCCGCAGGCGGTGGACGCTGCCGACGGTGGAGAATCCCTCCACGATCTGGAAGCTCTCCTCCTCGGCGACCTCGGGCACGGCGTGGGGGTCGAGCACGCCGGCCTCCCGGGCCAGGGCCAGCAGCGCCCCCTCGGCCTCGGCCCGGGCGTCTTCCCGGGAGTAGCGCCCGGACAGCTCGCGGTAGACGCCGGCCTCGGGAATGGAGAGGTGGCCCAGCGCCGTGTCGGCCACCAGGTTGACCTCCAGGTTCACCCGGGCCAGGGCGGCCCCCACCGCGTTGGCCACGTCGAAGTGGTCGGGCACGGCCACGGGCAGATCCAGGGCCTCCTCCACGTAGGGCGCGATGGCGCGGGCCGGTCCCCCCACGGCCACGGCCCGCACCGGCCGCACCTTGTGGCCGTCCAGGAGCTCGTGGATCGTGTACACGGGCTTGGCGTTCACCGCCTCCACGAAGGCGCGGGCCCCCGCGGCAATTTCACGCCCCAGGGTTCGGAGCACCCGGCGGGCGCACTCCTCCACCCCCGTCCCCAGCGCCGTAGCCACGGGGACCAGGGCCTGCTCTGCCCGGGCGCGGTCGCCCAGGGCTCGCCCCAGGAGCACCAGGGCGTCGGTAGGGGTCGGGTGCTCGCCCCCCAGGGACGCCGGCGGCCCCAGGCGCTGGGGCCCGACCCGGATGCGGCCCCCCTGCGCCTGTACCAGGCTGTCCCCCCCGGCCCCCTGGGACCGGGTGTAGAGGGAGCGGATCTGGGTGCGATGGGGGCCGATGGTGGCGCCCCGGGGCTCCAGGAGGGGCAAACCCCGGGTGTACAGGGAGATGTCGGTGGTGGTCCCCCCCACGTCGAAGGCCAGGGTGTCCTCGCCCACGGCGTCCAGGGCCTGAACGCCCATCACGCTCGCCGCCGGGCCCGAGAGGGAGCCCTCGGCGGGGTTGCGGAAGGAGCCGGCGAGCTGGGTGCCGCCGTCGGCACGCAGCAGATACAGGGGCGCCCGGATGCCGTAGCTCTCCAGGGCCTCGGTCATGGACGTGACGAACCGGTGGTGGCGCCGCCACACCGACGCGGCCAGGAAGGCCGTGGCCGCGCGCCGGGGAAAGTTCAGCGCGCCGGCGAGGGCGTGCCCCAGGGCCACGTAGTCGAACCGGCCGCCCGCCAGCTCGGCGATGCGAAGCTCGTGGGTGGGGTTTCGCACCGAGAACTTCCCCGCCACCGCCAGTACCCGCAGACCCTCGGCATGGAATCGGTCCAGGTGGCCGGCCACCGCCTCTTCGTCCAGGGGGACGATCTCCCGTCCCCGGTGGTCCATGGCCCCCGGCACCACCCGCGCCCCCTCGTGGGGGAGGAGCGGCCCCGGCGTCATCCCGGGGCCCGCCGTCACCAGCATCCCGGCGGGCTCCAGCTTGCCCTCCACGACGGAGTTGGTCACCAGGGTGGTGGAGAGCACCACCCGCCGCACCTCCTGGGTCGAGACCCCCTCCAGGAGCTCCCTCAGGGCCTGGAGGCTGCACTCCTTGAGGCTCTCCGTGGTGCGGACCTTCACCTTGTGGAGGATTCGGGTGCCCTCCACCGCCACGGCGTCGGTATGGGTGCCCCCCACGTCGATGCCGACGTACACTCCTCTCATGGCGCCCTTCCTCCTCCCCTGGGGGACCGGAAACCCGGGAGCCGCCGCCGGGGAACCTCCACGGCCCCCTTCGGGCACAGCTCCTGGCAACAGTAGCACCGGATGCACAGCTCCTGGAGGAGCTCGGGGGGCGTGCCCGGCCGGAGCGCCCCTGCGGGACACGCTACCCCGCAGGCGCCGCACCCCGTGCACTGCGCCGCCGTGAAGCGGGGCGCCGGAGAGAGCGCCCCCCGCACCCACCGCTTGAGGAACCGGGGCAGGGGCCAGTCGCAGGGGCTTCCCGCCGCGGGCTCGAAGCGCAGGGGCTCCGCCGGGTCGCCCACCACCCGCACCCGGCCGGGCTCCAGGCGCCCGGAGGCCAGGCTCTCGGCCACGGTGGGGACGTCTCCGGGGTCGAAGCCCGAGAGCCGGGTCGCCTCGGCGTCGAGGGCCGCGGCGTCCGGCGAGGCCAGGAGGAGCCCTCGGGCCACCGGCCGTCCCCGGCTCGGTCCCGCCCCCTCCATCGCCACCACCCCGTCGAGCACCGTGAGCCGGGGGTTCAGCACCGCCTCGATGTCGAGCAGGTGCCTTGCAAAGGCCCGGGGGTCCCTTCCCGCCCGGAAGTGGGCGGCCACCTTTCGTTTGCCCGGCACGCAGCCGAAGAGGTTCTTCACCCCCAGGGTGAGGCCCATCATGGTGTGGGTCTTCCACTTGGGCAGGTTCCAGAGCCAGCGGGCCTCCACCGCTTCTCGGGCGAGCACGAGCCCCCGGTACGTGGGCCCGGACACCTCCACCCCCTCTCCTGCCCCCAGATCCAGGAGCGGCACGCCGTGACGCCGGCACACCTCGGCGACACCGCAGGCCCGCCCGACCCGCTCCGCGGACCCGAGCCCCGGGGAGTCGGCCACGCAGGCCCGGGCCCCCAGGTCCGACGCGAGAGCCAGGGCCGCATCCACCACGGCCGGGTGGGTCGTCACCGCCTCGCGCGCCGCGTGGGCGGCCAGCAGGTTGGGCTTGAGGAGCAGCGGCTCTCCCCGGGCAGCCAGCGGGCCGTCCGCGTCCTGCGCCAGCAGCTCCAGTGCCCGCCGGAGCGCCTCCCCCGCCGCTGCGTACTCCTCGCACTGCACCCGGGCAACGCGTACGTGCCGGGACGGCTCTCCCCCCGCGCTCACCCCCCCACCTCGGCCTCCACCCGCTCCCGGTAGGCGGTCTGGAGGCGGCGCGTCACGGGACCCGGGCGGGCGTCCCCCACCGGCGCCTCCCCCAGGCGCACCAGGGGAAGAACCTCCACGGCCGAGTTGGTCAGGAACGCCTCGTCCGCAGCCGCCAGATCTCCCCAGGGGAAGAAACCTTCCTCCAGGGGCAGACCCATCCCCCGAGCCTCCTGCAGCACGAGGCGCCGTGCCACCCCCGGCAGGCACCCCGCGCCCTCCGCCGGGGTGCGAAGGCAACCCTTCCGAACCCAGAACACGTTGGTGGTAGCCCCCTCGGCCACGTGCCCCTCGGTGTTCTCCAGGATCGGCTCCTCCCCGGCGCCCACGGCACCCAGGGCCAGCACGGTCGGCAGGTACGCCAGCGTCTTGTGGGAGTGTAGAGGCAGGCCCCGCGCCCGCAAGGGCCAGGGGAGCCGCGCCCCGGAGCACCCCTGCTCCCAGAGCTCGGCGAGCCCGGACCGAAGGGGGCGGACCTGGGCCAGGAGCGTGGGGGACCCCGGCCCCGGCCGGGGTCCCGGGGGCCCACACCCGCGGGTGAGGGTGACCCGAACCACGGCGTCGGCCAGCCCGTTGGCTTCCAGGAGCCGGGCCGTGAGTGCCGCGGGGTCGACGGTCGGGGGGGTGATCCCCAGAACGCGGGCCGACGCCCCCAGCCGGGACCAGTGCTCCCCGAGTCGAAAGGACCGCCCTCGGTACGTGCGGTAGGTCTCGAAGAGCCCGTCGGAATAGAGGAAGCCTCGATCGCGGGGGTCGATGCGGGCTTCGGACTCGGGCAGGATCGCGCCATCCAGGAAGCAGTAGGGCAAGAGCTTCTTCTCCGGCGACGGGTGCCAGCGCTCCTCGGCACCCCTTCTGCGACGGCCGCCCCCCCCGCCCCGGCGAGGCGCCCGTGCCAGATACTGACGGGTTGTGGGGGGAACATCAAGCCTGGACCGTGCCACTTAGAAGAGCCAGTGGATCAGTGCCCCACCCAGAAGGGCCCCGGCCCCCGCGACACCGAGCGCATGCAGCCAGAGGCTCGGCCCCGGGGCCGCCCGCCGCCACGCCCCTGCGACCTCCCGCACGGCGGCGGCGACTCCCAGGGCGAGGCACCCCAGGGCGAGCCAGCGCAGGACGGACAGGGGCACCAGAAGGTCGGGCACGGGCAGGAGCCGCGAGACGTGGATCGCCAGGTACGTGGCGGCTCCCGTGGGAT
It includes:
- a CDS encoding histone deacetylase; protein product: MNPLKAPHRTGIVFFPAFDWAISPTHPEREERLLYTRDQLFEEGILDVEGIEEFSPQVATEEDIERVHTCFPSTGRVVSPSHLISAGGAITAGRKVLEGTVEKAFALVRPPGHHARRVVHGLRGFCIVNIEAVMIEHLRRHFGPLRVAIVDTDCHHGDGTQDIYWHDPDTLFLSIHQDGRTLYPGTGFPEEFGGPNAYGTTLNLPLPPGTTDEGFLHVIDHCVLPILEDWKPDLIVNSAGQDNHFTDPITDMSITAQGYAALTRKLRPHVAVLEGGYSVQTALPYVNTGILLAMAGLDTGSLVEPDYQADLFHESERTREYVRRLSELMVEKYRNREALREKAFRGRTHHQETRQVFYDGEGITEGQKERVRLCRDCAGVVTLESWVNGRGRLLAVELPRTCCAACREEGVRAFGDAGLGDYALVELRDREVDRIERRSLFEEG
- a CDS encoding hydantoinase/oxoprolinase family protein; the encoded protein is MRGVYVGIDVGGTHTDAVAVEGTRILHKVKVRTTESLKECSLQALRELLEGVSTQEVRRVVLSTTLVTNSVVEGKLEPAGMLVTAGPGMTPGPLLPHEGARVVPGAMDHRGREIVPLDEEAVAGHLDRFHAEGLRVLAVAGKFSVRNPTHELRIAELAGGRFDYVALGHALAGALNFPRRAATAFLAASVWRRHHRFVTSMTEALESYGIRAPLYLLRADGGTQLAGSFRNPAEGSLSGPAASVMGVQALDAVGEDTLAFDVGGTTTDISLYTRGLPLLEPRGATIGPHRTQIRSLYTRSQGAGGDSLVQAQGGRIRVGPQRLGPPASLGGEHPTPTDALVLLGRALGDRARAEQALVPVATALGTGVEECARRVLRTLGREIAAGARAFVEAVNAKPVYTIHELLDGHKVRPVRAVAVGGPARAIAPYVEEALDLPVAVPDHFDVANAVGAALARVNLEVNLVADTALGHLSIPEAGVYRELSGRYSREDARAEAEGALLALAREAGVLDPHAVPEVAEEESFQIVEGFSTVGSVHRLRVQIRPGILGRIA
- a CDS encoding DUF362 domain-containing protein → MSAGGEPSRHVRVARVQCEEYAAAGEALRRALELLAQDADGPLAARGEPLLLKPNLLAAHAAREAVTTHPAVVDAALALASDLGARACVADSPGLGSAERVGRACGVAEVCRRHGVPLLDLGAGEGVEVSGPTYRGLVLAREAVEARWLWNLPKWKTHTMMGLTLGVKNLFGCVPGKRKVAAHFRAGRDPRAFARHLLDIEAVLNPRLTVLDGVVAMEGAGPSRGRPVARGLLLASPDAAALDAEATRLSGFDPGDVPTVAESLASGRLEPGRVRVVGDPAEPLRFEPAAGSPCDWPLPRFLKRWVRGALSPAPRFTAAQCTGCGACGVACPAGALRPGTPPELLQELCIRCYCCQELCPKGAVEVPRRRLPGFRSPRGGGRAP
- a CDS encoding aminotransferase class IV produces the protein MPYCFLDGAILPESEARIDPRDRGFLYSDGLFETYRTYRGRSFRLGEHWSRLGASARVLGITPPTVDPAALTARLLEANGLADAVVRVTLTRGCGPPGPRPGPGSPTLLAQVRPLRSGLAELWEQGCSGARLPWPLRARGLPLHSHKTLAYLPTVLALGAVGAGEEPILENTEGHVAEGATTNVFWVRKGCLRTPAEGAGCLPGVARRLVLQEARGMGLPLEEGFFPWGDLAAADEAFLTNSAVEVLPLVRLGEAPVGDARPGPVTRRLQTAYRERVEAEVGG